In Chryseobacterium gleum, a single genomic region encodes these proteins:
- a CDS encoding glutamine--tRNA ligase/YqeY domain fusion protein yields the protein MEEEKKSLNFIEQIIEDDLANGLKRDQIRFRFPPEPNGYLHVGHTKAICINFGLGEKYNAPVNLRFDDTNPEKEEQEFVDSIMKDVEWLGFKWDKVLYASDYFQQLYDWAVQLIKEGKAYVDEQPSEVITEQRKNPTEPGIESPYRNRPVEESLDLFERMKNGEFESGSMSLRAKIDMVSPNMNMRDPVMYRILNKPHHRTGTAWKIYPMYDWAHGESDYIEQVSHSLCSLEFENHRPLYNWYLDQVYEEGKVKNKQREFARMNVSYMITSKRKLQRLVAEGVVTGWDDPRMPTISGMRRKGFTPTSIRNFIEKVGVAKRENLIEIQLLDFCVREDLNKVAKRVMAVVDPVKLVIENYPEDKEEWLETENNPEQENAGTREIPFSRELYIEREDFKEEANNKFFRLKLGGEVRLKSAYIIKAERVEKDENGEITTIYATYDEKSKSGSGTEESLRKVKGTLHWVSAKHAIPVEVRIYNQLFTVEQPDAEKDVDFLNFINPESVTTVKGFAEPSLKDVAVGEPLQFQRIGYFTKDQDSTDETLVFNRTVTLKDSYKPE from the coding sequence ATGGAAGAAGAAAAAAAATCACTCAATTTTATTGAGCAAATTATTGAAGATGATCTGGCAAACGGTCTGAAAAGAGATCAGATCCGTTTCCGTTTTCCGCCTGAACCCAATGGTTATCTGCATGTAGGTCATACAAAAGCGATCTGCATCAACTTTGGACTGGGCGAAAAATACAATGCTCCCGTTAACCTTCGTTTCGACGATACGAACCCTGAAAAAGAAGAGCAGGAATTCGTAGATTCTATTATGAAAGACGTTGAATGGCTGGGTTTCAAATGGGATAAAGTTTTGTACGCATCTGATTACTTCCAGCAGCTTTACGATTGGGCAGTTCAGTTAATTAAAGAAGGAAAAGCTTACGTAGATGAGCAGCCGTCTGAAGTGATTACGGAGCAGAGAAAAAATCCTACAGAACCGGGAATTGAATCTCCATACAGAAACCGTCCTGTTGAAGAATCATTAGATTTATTCGAAAGAATGAAAAACGGAGAATTTGAAAGTGGTTCAATGTCTCTTCGTGCAAAGATCGATATGGTTTCGCCTAACATGAATATGCGTGACCCTGTGATGTACAGAATTTTGAATAAACCTCACCACAGAACAGGTACAGCATGGAAAATTTATCCGATGTATGACTGGGCCCATGGTGAATCCGATTATATAGAACAGGTTTCGCATTCACTTTGTTCTTTGGAATTTGAAAACCACAGACCGCTTTATAACTGGTATTTAGATCAGGTTTATGAAGAAGGAAAGGTTAAAAACAAGCAGAGAGAATTTGCAAGGATGAATGTTTCCTACATGATTACTTCCAAAAGAAAGCTTCAAAGATTAGTAGCTGAGGGGGTAGTAACCGGATGGGATGATCCAAGGATGCCTACTATTTCAGGGATGAGAAGAAAAGGATTTACACCGACTTCTATCAGAAATTTTATTGAGAAAGTAGGAGTAGCGAAAAGAGAAAACCTTATCGAAATTCAGTTGCTTGATTTCTGCGTGCGTGAAGATCTGAATAAGGTTGCCAAGCGTGTGATGGCAGTGGTAGATCCGGTGAAATTAGTAATCGAAAACTATCCGGAAGACAAAGAAGAATGGTTGGAAACTGAAAATAATCCGGAACAGGAAAATGCAGGGACAAGAGAAATTCCGTTCTCAAGAGAATTATATATTGAAAGGGAAGACTTCAAAGAAGAAGCGAACAATAAATTCTTCAGACTTAAATTAGGCGGAGAAGTTCGTTTGAAATCAGCTTATATCATTAAAGCGGAGAGAGTAGAAAAGGATGAAAATGGAGAAATTACTACAATCTATGCTACTTATGATGAAAAAAGTAAGTCAGGAAGCGGAACAGAAGAAAGCTTAAGAAAAGTGAAAGGAACTTTACATTGGGTATCTGCAAAGCATGCTATTCCGGTAGAGGTAAGAATCTACAACCAACTTTTTACAGTGGAGCAGCCTGATGCGGAAAAAGATGTGGATTTCTTAAACTTCATCAACCCTGAGTCTGTAACAACGGTAAAAGGATTTGCTGAGCCAAGTCTGAAAGACGTTGCGGTGGGAGAACCATTACAGTTCCAGAGAATCGGATATTTTACAAAAGATCAGGATTCTACAGATGAAACCCTGGTATTTAACCGTACGGTAACTTTGAAAGATTCTTATAAACCTGAATAA
- a CDS encoding alpha/beta hydrolase translates to MAVYILSNRKIVRHKGEKVDSFSNDEYSIPNFRIAKCDFDNYQEPSLQAKKKKDYTNRNILNYKLFSEPEKQGYEEVLEVLLSEKGIKESTLTANNLGGTQRMFYELYKNMSSTKDRSDVLIFIHGYLYDFDDELKAILDLKKIFIDNPASPVEHILFVSWPASSSIIPLSYFDDKASSINSGTSLMRLFYFYTQFLKDIFSNRDLAPCNQRIHFMAHSMGNRVLQSMLYSLKRENILRVIDQVLLLNADVSYKVFEDAEDSFNKLPLLANRISICLNRQDIILGASQFTKNILTPRLGKNGPSDIDQYKDIVSVIDCTFVKDDLLNSFKYEVGNHWGYLSSSQVQNDIFQNLYGIDRNLITNRSKESENIFTIIS, encoded by the coding sequence ATGGCTGTTTATATCTTAAGCAACCGGAAAATTGTCCGGCATAAAGGCGAAAAAGTGGACTCTTTTTCCAATGATGAATACTCGATTCCGAATTTCAGGATCGCAAAATGTGATTTTGACAATTATCAGGAACCCTCTCTACAGGCTAAAAAGAAAAAGGACTATACCAACAGAAATATTTTAAATTACAAGCTTTTTTCTGAACCTGAAAAGCAAGGGTATGAAGAAGTACTGGAAGTTCTGCTGAGCGAAAAAGGAATTAAAGAATCCACTCTTACAGCCAATAATCTTGGCGGAACCCAAAGGATGTTTTATGAATTGTACAAAAATATGTCTTCCACTAAAGACAGGAGTGACGTCCTGATATTCATCCATGGCTATTTATATGATTTTGATGATGAATTAAAGGCTATTCTGGATCTAAAAAAAATATTCATTGATAATCCGGCATCTCCTGTAGAACATATTTTATTCGTAAGCTGGCCGGCTTCCAGCAGTATTATTCCGTTAAGCTATTTTGATGATAAAGCATCAAGTATCAATTCCGGAACATCCCTGATGAGATTGTTTTATTTCTACACTCAGTTTTTAAAAGATATTTTTTCCAACCGGGATCTTGCACCTTGTAATCAAAGAATACATTTTATGGCCCACTCTATGGGAAACAGAGTTCTTCAAAGTATGTTATACAGCCTTAAAAGAGAAAATATTCTTCGTGTTATAGACCAAGTTCTCCTTTTAAATGCTGATGTGAGCTATAAAGTATTTGAAGATGCCGAGGATTCATTTAATAAGCTTCCGTTATTGGCCAACAGGATTTCCATTTGTTTAAACAGACAGGATATTATTCTCGGAGCTTCTCAGTTTACGAAAAATATCCTCACCCCAAGGCTTGGTAAAAATGGTCCGAGCGACATTGATCAGTATAAAGATATTGTATCTGTTATCGATTGTACGTTTGTAAAAGATGATCTGCTAAACAGCTTTAAGTATGAAGTAGGAAATCACTGGGGATACCTTTCCAGCTCTCAGGTTCAAAATGATATCTTCCAGAATTTATATGGAATCGACAGAAATCTTATTACCAACAGATCTAAAGAAAGTGAAAACATTTTCACAATTATTTCTTAA